One Pocillopora verrucosa isolate sample1 chromosome 10, ASM3666991v2, whole genome shotgun sequence genomic window carries:
- the LOC131788114 gene encoding sperm-associated antigen 6 has translation MSSRKVTAVFENYQKQRTTFVERVAELANQAENIETLQNVGAMALLRPLLLDVAPNIQQTAALALGRLANYNEDLAEAVVKGDILPQLVYSLAEQNRFYKKAAAFVLRAVAKHSPQLAQAVVDCGALEALVICLEEFDPGVKEAAAWALGYIARHNAELSQAVVDAGAVPLLVLCIQEPEMPLKRIAASALSDICKHSPELAQTVVDAGAIAHLAQMILNPDSKLKRHIFSALSQIAKHSVDLAEMVVEAEIFPAVLACLKDEDEYVKKNVATLIREIAKHTPELAQLITNAGGVGAVVDFIKESRGNVRLPGIMMLGYVAAHSETLAMSVIVSKGVTVLAGILSRSEHNHIMQQRSTELGRNEEDHIQAATAWALGQIGRHTPEHAKAVAVTNVLKSLLDCYQDSSSSEDLQAKSKKALTNILQKCVHLPALEPLLKDAPPNILKHVVSQFAKVLPHDVAARRLFVTSGSLRKIQEINAEGNTALSEHINTINNCYPEEIVKFYSPGYPDKLLERIGQCQS, from the exons atgagTTCAAGAAAGGTTACAGCAG TGTTTGAGAACTATCAAAAACAAAGGACAACTTTCGTTGAGAGAGTCGCCGAACTCGCCAATCAGGCGGAGAACATCGAAACTCTGCAAAATGTTG GTGCGATGGCTCTGTTAAGACCACTTCTCCTAGATGTTGCCCCCAACATTCAACAGACAGCAGCATTGGCACTTGGTAGACTGGCAAATTACAATGAAGACCTTGCTGAGGCTGTTGTGAAAGGAGACATTCTACCACAGTTGGTGTATTCTCTGGCAGagcaaaat CGATTTTACAAGAAAGCTGCTGCATTTGTGCTGAGGGCTGTAGCGAAGCATTCTCCTCAGCTGGCACAG GCCGTGGTAGACTGTGGTGCTCTGGAGGCTCTTGTCATCTGCTTGGAGGAGTTTGACCCTGGGGTCAAAGAAGCAGCAGCATGGGCCCTTGGATATATAGCAAGACACAATGCAG agctcTCCCAGGCAGTTGTTGATGCAGGAGCTGTCCCTCTGCTAGTCCTCTGCATTCAAGAACCTGAAATGCCTCTCAAGAGAATCGCTGCATCAGCATTGAGTGACATTTGTAAACATTCGCCCGAG TTGGCCCAAACAGTGGTAGATGCAGGAGCCATTGCTCACCTTGCGCAGATGATTCTTAATCCTGATTCAAAACTTAAG CGTCACATATTCTCTGCATTAAGCCAAATTGCCAAGCACTCTGTTGACCTGGCTGAGATGGTTGTTGAGGCCGAGATATTTCCAGCTGTTTTAGCCTGCCTTAAAG ATGAAGATGAGTATGTGAAAAAGAATGTGGCAACATTAATAAGAGAAATTGCTAAGCACACTCCAGAG CTTGCCCAGTTGATAACAAATGCTGGAGGAGTTGGCGCTGTGGTTGATTTCATTAAAGAATCAAGAGGAAATGTGCGACTACCTGGAATCATGATGTTAGGATATGTTGCTGCCCACTCAGAAACACTTGCAATGTCTGTTATTGTTTCAAAG GGAGTGACTGTGTTAGCTGGCATTCTCTCTAGAAGTGAGCATAATCACATCATGCAGCAG CGATCCACCGAACTAGGAAGGAATGAAGAAGATCACATACAG GCTGCTACAGCATGGGCCCTGGGTCAGATTGGAAGACATACACCAGAACACGCTAAGGCAGTGGCAGTCACTAATGTCTTGAAGTCCCTGTTGGATTGTTACCAGGACTCTTCTAGCTCAGAGGACCTGCAAGCTAAG TCCAAGAAAGCACTGACCAACATCCTACAGAAGTGTGTCCATCTGCCAGCGCTAGAACCTCTGCTGAAAGACGCACCGCCAAACATCTTGAAGCACGTCGTAAGTCAGTTTGCTAAAGTTCTCCCGCACGATGTGGCGGCGCGTCGGCTGTTTGTGACGAGTggaagtttgagaaaaatccaagAGATCAATGCAGAGGGGAACACAGCTCTCAGTGAACACATCAATACCATCAACAACTGTTATCCTGAGGAAATCGTCAA ATTCTACTCTCCTGGTTACCCCGACAAACTGCTTGAAAGAATTGGTCAATGTCAATcttaa